One genomic window of Lentisphaera araneosa HTCC2155 includes the following:
- a CDS encoding AEC family transporter, with the protein MEAVVNSILPVFALIIIGKVIHYYRFFKDDFFKQCNDLVYYLALPSLLFISAAGANPKQILGSLKFSAVLCATALSCVLLSLIVACLLKMKRSHAATASHVAFRGNLAYAGMPVVFLLFSSLAYSDSDLARAVIMILPVIVFYNLLGLILAMRGDDSKEKISALKLCAQIAKNPLIISSVAGLIFACLKIDLPTFAQSTFKSIGSMSFPLVLLALGASLSLSQSKKIIKETVTFSLVKCLVSPLIAAGFLLLIQSSDSDRCALLIYAACPSAVSSYIFTSKYHGWKELNSAVVVVSTLLSLPVMAALILILE; encoded by the coding sequence ATGGAAGCTGTCGTCAATTCAATCCTCCCGGTATTTGCCCTTATCATTATCGGTAAAGTGATTCACTATTACCGATTTTTTAAGGATGATTTTTTTAAGCAATGCAATGACTTGGTCTATTATTTAGCTTTGCCTTCTTTGCTGTTTATTTCTGCAGCGGGAGCCAATCCCAAGCAGATATTAGGTTCTTTGAAGTTCAGTGCTGTTTTGTGTGCGACAGCCTTATCTTGCGTACTTTTAAGCTTGATTGTAGCATGTTTACTGAAGATGAAGCGTTCCCATGCTGCAACCGCTTCGCATGTGGCTTTTCGAGGTAATTTGGCTTACGCGGGAATGCCCGTAGTATTTTTACTCTTTAGTAGTTTAGCTTATAGTGATTCCGACTTAGCCCGTGCGGTTATTATGATTCTTCCGGTAATCGTTTTCTACAATTTACTCGGATTGATTTTAGCGATGCGGGGAGATGATTCAAAAGAGAAAATTAGTGCGCTGAAGTTGTGTGCCCAAATAGCTAAGAATCCACTCATTATTTCTAGTGTGGCGGGTTTGATTTTTGCCTGCCTAAAGATTGACTTGCCCACTTTTGCGCAATCCACATTTAAGAGTATTGGGTCCATGAGCTTTCCCTTAGTTCTCTTAGCGCTTGGTGCTTCACTTTCTTTAAGTCAAAGTAAAAAGATCATCAAAGAAACCGTGACCTTTAGTCTTGTGAAGTGCTTGGTGTCGCCATTAATTGCAGCGGGCTTTTTATTGCTTATTCAAAGTTCCGATTCCGATCGCTGTGCATTGCTGATTTATGCAGCTTGTCCAAGTGCGGTTTCGTCTTATATTTTCACGTCAAAATATCATGGTTGGAAAGAACTCAACTCCGCTGTCGTTGTAGTGAGTACACTTCTATCATTGCCGGTGATGGCAGCTCTTATTTTAATTCTGGAATAG
- a CDS encoding alpha/beta hydrolase → MFEITEWQRSGDKATRALVIMMHGYGADMHDLVPLSSAFGPGVVTYSLNAPGLLPSPEGTIMGRSWFNLISSPFGMEYDLEDVEDSAQAVKTFLEKIIPQENAPKVYLLGFSQGACLVHYLLLREAQMIDGGMALSGRFVDEVFEGDFNWSEIQDKKLFMSHGESDYVISYESGEKIREFYIGNEKSFDFVDFPGGHDIPVKVFKAMKNWFNKVCS, encoded by the coding sequence ATGTTTGAAATTACTGAGTGGCAGCGAAGTGGCGATAAAGCGACGCGAGCCCTTGTTATTATGATGCATGGCTATGGAGCCGATATGCATGATTTAGTTCCTTTATCTTCAGCTTTTGGGCCAGGAGTTGTGACTTATAGCCTCAATGCACCGGGCTTATTACCTTCGCCCGAAGGAACGATTATGGGGCGTTCGTGGTTTAATTTAATTTCGAGCCCTTTTGGAATGGAATACGACCTCGAAGATGTTGAGGATTCAGCTCAAGCGGTAAAGACTTTCCTCGAAAAAATTATCCCACAAGAAAATGCCCCAAAAGTTTATTTGCTCGGCTTTTCCCAGGGAGCCTGCTTGGTTCATTATTTACTTTTGCGAGAAGCGCAAATGATTGATGGGGGTATGGCGCTGAGTGGACGCTTTGTGGATGAAGTTTTTGAAGGCGATTTTAACTGGTCAGAAATTCAAGATAAAAAACTCTTCATGAGTCATGGTGAAAGTGATTATGTCATCTCCTACGAATCAGGAGAGAAAATTAGAGAGTTTTACATTGGCAATGAAAAGTCTTTTGATTTTGTCGATTTCCCTGGTGGTCACGACATACCCGTAAAAGTTTTTAAGGCAATGAAAAATTGGTTTAATAAGGTGTGTTCATGA
- a CDS encoding IS3 family transposase gives MVDFVADKKAQCKISEERLLVYIGISRRRFYDWKQAHGEPRKYSDNFIRTNMITNQEKEAIIDFYLCHPSDGYRRCAYMMIDQDIAYVQPSSVYRVLSKAGVMRNRNAKESKKGTGFVQPLKAHEQWHSDITNITAGDTVYYLISILDGYSRSIIAWELRESMKVQDVNIVFQKAKELYPEARPRCISDNGSQYKCKEFSQFITRNEYSHTSTSPYYPQSNGKQERFHGSLKKECIRVNCPLSMADAKRLIGEYIEYYNTQRLHSSIYYIAPHDRLNGLTQQILDKRDQKLKLAKQKRMESNSIISMQPHFSKNTSMEGEVGGMRG, from the coding sequence ATCGTTGATTTCGTAGCTGACAAGAAGGCTCAATGCAAAATAAGCGAAGAACGCCTACTAGTATATATCGGCATTAGCCGAAGGAGGTTTTATGACTGGAAACAAGCTCATGGAGAACCTCGGAAATACTCTGATAACTTTATACGGACGAATATGATTACGAATCAAGAGAAAGAGGCTATTATTGATTTCTATCTATGCCACCCTTCGGATGGCTATCGTCGTTGTGCTTACATGATGATTGATCAGGATATTGCCTACGTTCAACCATCTTCCGTATACAGGGTCTTAAGCAAAGCTGGCGTTATGAGAAACCGTAACGCCAAAGAAAGTAAAAAAGGTACAGGCTTTGTACAGCCGCTAAAGGCTCATGAACAATGGCATTCCGATATTACTAACATCACTGCTGGTGATACGGTGTATTATCTAATCAGTATTCTCGATGGATATAGCCGCTCCATTATTGCCTGGGAATTAAGGGAAAGTATGAAAGTGCAAGATGTTAATATCGTTTTTCAAAAAGCTAAGGAACTTTATCCTGAGGCTCGACCACGGTGCATCAGTGATAACGGCTCACAATACAAATGTAAGGAGTTTTCACAATTCATTACCCGCAATGAATATTCACATACAAGCACATCGCCTTATTATCCGCAAAGTAATGGCAAGCAAGAGCGTTTTCACGGCTCTCTGAAAAAGGAATGTATCAGAGTTAATTGCCCTTTGAGTATGGCTGATGCTAAGCGTCTTATCGGCGAATATATTGAGTATTACAATACCCAGAGGCTTCACAGCTCTATTTACTATATCGCTCCACATGACAGGCTTAATGGTCTCACGCAACAGATTCTTGACAAGAGAGATCAAAAATTAAAACTGGCTAAACAAAAGAGAATGGAAAGCAATTCCATAATCTCAATGCAGCCACACTTCTCAAAAAACACCTCAATGGAGGGGGAGGTTGGTGGAATGCGGGGATAA
- a CDS encoding transposase, with protein MSEKARNHISSAEKVLAVKRHLLEGVEVSVICEELDINPNRFYEWQSKLFSNGSEALTPSKESRAVKKKIETLESKIRQKDQVVLELASELIEAKKKAGEL; from the coding sequence ATGTCTGAAAAAGCAAGAAACCATATTAGCAGTGCAGAGAAAGTGTTAGCTGTTAAACGTCATTTACTCGAAGGAGTCGAGGTATCGGTAATTTGTGAAGAGTTAGATATCAACCCAAATCGTTTCTATGAATGGCAAAGTAAGCTCTTTAGCAATGGATCAGAAGCGTTAACACCGTCAAAGGAATCGCGAGCGGTCAAGAAAAAGATTGAAACTTTAGAGTCAAAAATTCGTCAAAAAGATCAAGTCGTCTTAGAACTTGCCAGCGAACTGATCGAAGCCAAAAAAAAAGCTGGGGAACTTTAA